Proteins encoded together in one Coriobacteriia bacterium window:
- a CDS encoding ion transporter has product MERLKRRAYDILEVAAVDDRVSSAVDSVILALILASTAAVVFETVPGLLDPYRPLLTAFEYLTIGAFSVEYLLRLWSVSVDPRYARPFVGRVRWALTPMALVDMFAVLPFYVPLVGVDLRFLRVLRVFRFVRVFKVGRYSESLRAMSAVMRDKKADLLSALAILLSLLLVAASLMYYAERDAQPERYTSIPMAVWWVIVQLSGNADVLPTTFAGRVLGALTSVLGVGLFALPAGILASGFSAQLSREERERAEGARGGAAVGEDAGEGMPP; this is encoded by the coding sequence ATGGAGCGGCTCAAGCGCCGCGCGTACGACATCCTCGAGGTGGCGGCGGTGGACGACCGCGTCAGCAGCGCGGTCGACTCGGTGATCCTCGCCCTCATCCTCGCGAGCACCGCCGCGGTGGTCTTCGAGACCGTCCCGGGGCTGCTCGACCCGTACCGGCCCCTGCTCACCGCGTTCGAGTACCTGACCATCGGGGCGTTCTCCGTCGAGTACCTCCTGCGGCTGTGGTCGGTGTCGGTGGACCCGCGCTACGCCAGGCCGTTCGTCGGCAGGGTCAGGTGGGCCCTGACGCCCATGGCGCTGGTGGACATGTTCGCGGTGCTGCCGTTCTACGTCCCGCTCGTAGGCGTCGACCTGCGCTTCCTGAGGGTGCTGCGCGTCTTCCGGTTCGTGCGGGTGTTCAAGGTGGGGCGCTACTCCGAGTCGCTTCGCGCGATGTCCGCCGTGATGCGGGACAAGAAGGCCGATCTGCTCTCGGCGCTGGCGATCCTGCTGTCGCTGCTGCTCGTGGCCGCCAGCCTCATGTACTATGCCGAGCGCGATGCCCAGCCTGAGAGGTACACGAGCATCCCGATGGCGGTCTGGTGGGTGATCGTGCAACTGTCGGGCAACGCCGACGTCCTGCCGACGACGTTCGCCGGTCGCGTCCTGGGAGCGCTGACCTCCGTCCTCGGGGTCGGACTCTTCGCGTTGCCCGCGGGTATCCTGGCCTCGGGTTTCTCCGCACAGCTGAGCCGAGAGGAGCGCGAGCGCGCCGAGGGGGCCCGTGGAGGGGCGGCGGTCGGCGAGGACGCCGGGGAGGGCATGCCGCCGTAG
- a CDS encoding methyltransferase domain-containing protein — protein sequence MEFDIARIAKLDDPLRFETLVPEVMWAALRPTDPETLVEIGAGTGMFAARFASMAPGVTVYAVDTSPEMLAWMREKRPEVASGRVVPVLSEEARVPLPDAVADGVYMINLHHELSDPEAVYGEAFRLAKAGGRVLAVDWLPVETPKGPPLSVRIEPEDLASALRRAGFADALPVPGLDWHGMAAGTKP from the coding sequence ATGGAGTTCGACATCGCCAGGATCGCCAAGCTCGACGACCCTTTGCGCTTCGAGACGCTCGTGCCCGAGGTGATGTGGGCGGCGCTCAGGCCGACCGACCCCGAGACGCTGGTGGAGATCGGCGCGGGCACCGGCATGTTCGCCGCGCGGTTCGCATCGATGGCGCCCGGCGTCACCGTCTACGCCGTCGACACAAGCCCCGAGATGCTGGCCTGGATGCGGGAGAAGCGGCCCGAGGTCGCCTCGGGCCGTGTCGTCCCCGTGCTGTCCGAGGAGGCTCGCGTGCCCCTGCCCGACGCCGTCGCGGACGGCGTGTACATGATCAACCTCCACCACGAGCTGTCCGATCCCGAGGCCGTATACGGCGAGGCGTTCCGGCTCGCCAAGGCCGGAGGCCGGGTGCTTGCGGTGGATTGGCTGCCGGTCGAGACGCCGAAAGGCCCTCCGCTCTCGGTGCGGATCGAGCCCGAGGATCTCGCCTCGGCGCTGCGGCGCGCGGGCTTCGCCGACGCTCTCCCGGTCCCCGGTCTCGACTGGCACGGGATGGCAGCGGGTACCAAGCCGTAG